Part of the Candidatus Paceibacterota bacterium genome, TGGCCTACTAAATCCTCCTGGTCGAGGTGTGCCACCAAAGCGACTACCACTTGGACGTGTAGAGCTTGGCCGGGCTGGGCCATGGGAACGGGATCCGCCAGTGAATGACGAACCGCCGGACCGAGGTCCGTATGAATTTCTAATCATATATTTCTATTGTTTGTTAGCTTACGGTTATGAGACCGAAAGCATGCTTATATCAGCGAGCCTCGGAGTTTTCTAATGGAGCGTAGTGCCCTCATATTTCCGGCTGATATATGCGCCTGTTGAGCCATAAATGGTCTTCAAAGGGCCAGAAACAAAAACTAATGAGATTTGCTTACTATTAGTATAGACTATAAACAGTGTCTTGTCAATCTACGACGAGGCGTACAGGGAATGCAAAGCTAGCTTCTACATATTTAACACCAACAAGTACTCCATCCTTAACTTCGAAAACACTTCCTTTTTTATGCTGCTGTGGAAAACGATTTAATGCACCAGCTGCTATCCCTTGTTCTTCTGGAAAACCAGGGTCTGCGTTTAGATTCCTTCCCTTTTCAATAACCCCAGCGTTAACGCTATATGCATATTCTTCTCCCCATACCACTCCTGCGTCCCCATCTACATAGACCATATATAACTTTCTTGCCTCTGTGTCGTATCCAACAATATCTCTTGCTGATAGATCAGTGGCGAGTGTAATGACTGGGGTTGTGGAATCTAACTTCTTTTCAATCAATCTATTTGAACAATTAGATCTGTACTCAGTGCAACTCTTTCCGACGAGTGCAAACAAGGATCCGTCGTGGAAATAAAAGTCATTAATAACTTCACCCTCTTTGATATTTAGGTTTGGTATTGAGGTGGTTGTTTTCTTCAAAAGATCCACTTCTGAGAGCGTGTACTTGTCAGCTACATATAACTTCCCTCGATATACTGCTGGAGAAGGATCAAACCCGAGTGCGGTCGGCATAATTTCTTTTGGAAATACCTGTCCGGATTCTGTAAACATAATATGCATTTCTCTATTTCCACTTAACCGTGGCTTGATACCAAAATACACTAAGCCATCTGATTCGGGTGTAAGCGTTGCTTGAGTGTAACTTGTGACAACTGACTGGATAAATTCATAAAAAGTATCTGCGCACATTGAATCTCCGATAGAGTTACCGCTTTCATTAAATAACACAAAGTGATGTAAGTTATTTGATTGAGTTAAAACTTCAAGCGGATAGTATGCGGGAAGTATTTCACCAGGAAGAACCCTTCGTATTTCTCCGCTAAAAGCAAATCCAGCCGGCAGAGAATTTTTTGGCGCATACCACGATGGATCAAACTGATGTTCAGTTGTAACAATTCGATTTCCAAAAGAAACCTGTTGATACTCTGATTGAAACATATCCATATCTACCCCAGCGTAGATTATCGAGCACACTCCATCACTTCTTCTAAAACCAAAGTACGCTTTAGTTACAGCTTGTGGTAACTGCACAGTGGAAACATCAATTCTCTCCCACCCCAGCACTGGCTGGAGGCTGTATGTAAAATTTCCTTCAAAAAATTCTGGGGTTGAATCAGTTGGCTCTACAAATTGAGACTTGGTCTCAGTGGGCTTTTGTATAAATGGTGTTTTTTCTGGAGAAAGACGGACCCACACCGAAATTACTCCTGCGGCAATTATAAGTAGGGGTACGATAGAAAGTATTACTACATACCTTGCACCTTTTTGTACGATTACCACTTCTTCAGGGAGTGTTGGTTCCATCCCTGCATTCTATCAGCTACTTCGTGAGGTCAAGCGTCTCGTCGATTCTGATTTGAGCAACGAATTCTGGTACGTGACTGACAAGTACCATTGCACCTTCGTAGTCTGAGAGCGCTTTTGCAATGACAGGTAAATGTCTGAAGTTAATGTGGTTTGTAGGCTCATCTAGAATGAGAAGTCCTGGTTTTTGAAGAACCAAACGTGCAAACGCAACCAGTCCCTTCTGCCCTTCTGAGAGACTACCAATTTTTGTGTGGACCATTTCACCAGTGATGAGAAACGCAGCAGCTGTTGCGCGCATGTCTTGTTCGATCTGCTTTTCCATAATACTCATGAGAGATTGGTACACCGTGTCTTCGAAATTAAGCGTAGAAAAGTCCTGGCGGTAGTATCCTACTCGGATTCCAGGTTGGATCTTTGCACCTTCTGCTGTTCCATTTGCAATTGACTCGAGGAGGGTAGTTTTTCCAATACCGTTTGGTCCTGAAAGAAGGAGGTGTTTGTTACGTTTCAAGGCAATACTTGCCTTTCGAACCACTGGCTGGTGAGTTTTTGGGTTCATTGTTGTAAATGAAGAGATGGTCAAAATTTCACCAATCGTGTCTCCTTGAAATGGAATCCTGAATTGTCGTATTGTCTTGTCTTCCTTTCGCACATCCACCATCTCTTCCTCAAGTTCTTCAGCTTTGTCTCTCATACGACGTGCAACGAGACGCATCTGACCTCCCTTGTTTGCGAAGAAGTTAGCTTTGTCTTTGTTTTCCTGGATCTGCTTTGCCAGTTGTGCGTTCTTACGATTCTCTTTCTCAATTCGAGCCAAGATTTCTTCCTGAAGGTCGTGATAATTACCAACGTACTGCTCCACTTTTCTTGTGTAGATATCGAGATATAAAATTCCGTCAGTAAACGAGTTTAGGAATTCTGCATCGTGGGAAATAACTACTACTGTCTTTGTATATGCTCGAAGGAATGCAGTTAAGTGTTCTACTCCAGCCTTGTCGAGGTTGTTTGTCGGCTCATCGAGAAGCAAAATGTCTGGATCTTGGATGAGCGCAGAAGCCAAAAGCATTCTCGCCTGCTGTCCTCCTGAAAACGTTCGTACAATTCGATCGTGTGGAGCGTGGAGGTTAACCACTTCCAAGACCTCGTCTATTCGAGGATCAATGTCATACACCTTGCCACGACCATTTGATTCAAGTGCTTTTGCAAAGAAGTCTCGGACCGTTAAATCGAGCTCATCGCGAGGAATGACTTGTCTCGATGTTGCAATGGTTGCACGTTGCGCACGATGGATTGCGCCTTTGTCAGGCTTAAGTATTCCAGCCATTAGTTGGAAGGTTGTACTCTTTCCGGCACCGTTTTGTCCCATGATTGTAGTCTTCGATCCTCGACGCAACGAAAAACTAACCTCATCTAAGATGGGCTTGTTTATACCGTACTCGTACGACACCTCTTCGAACCGTAATACTCCCTCGTCTTTTGCCATGAATAGCTACCTTACCATCAAAATATAAAAACATAAAACTAAAGGCCGTGTACAGGATACCTGTACACGGCCGAAAATCATGCAGCTTCTTTAAGCTTTGAATTGCAGTACTCGCGCAATTCTGCTTCAGTTGGCAGAATGACCGAATGAAATCGATTTGCTTGAAAAGGAAAAAGTTTTTGCTGCCACGGATCGGGAAGCCAGTTGATTGGATAATCCCCTCGATTCATACGCAACTTAAACGATTCCAAAAGTTCCCACGAGGCACCCACTGAAGTAAACCAGTTTGGTGAGAAAAAAAGTTGACCAATGTAGCCAGAGGCAAAAACCTTTCCATAAAACACATCCAGAATTTCCCAGGCATAGTGTTTTACCGAAGGATCCGGCCGAAACCTATCCATTGCCCTTTGAAAAACCAGTTGATTAAAGACGATGTGACCTTTCTCGGTTGCCGCATCGATCATGGCCTCAAACAAAGCCATGTTCTGCTTTATGTCGTTTTCAAAACCACCAGTCGACATGGCGCCACATATTTCAACAATCGGCTTTTTCTGCGCCGCCATACTTTCCAGAACTCCGAGTGCGATGTCGGCAAGTTCATTCATGCTCTTTGCACTCTCTACTGCCTCCTCTTCTACCGAAGTCCAATAGATATTCTTCATCTAACCCTTCCTTTCAAAAAAGTGTTTGTGTATCTCGTACAACCCCACTATATGTACCGCAACCAGCAAGCTTCGTCAAATATCATGAAGCCAACACAAATCTTGGGCCCTTGTACCCTAATTCTGGCCTATCAACTTCTTGCAGAAACATTTCTACTGGTCGTACCCACAACTTCTTTTCTCCATAAAAGGCACGGTATATGACTAATTGCTCGCCTTCGTGTTCTGAATGATTAGCAATGCCAATGACTTCATACTTTTTGTCATTCTTTGCAGTAAAGTCTTTAAAATGTTGATAGATCCCTCCCCGTTGTATTTCCATACGCTGATTATACAGCTGGATTTTAGGGTAAAAAAAATCCGCGTCTCTGGGAAGACGCGGAAGTAAAGGGTTAATACTTTTCAGCGATGTCGAGGATCAGGCCGCGCGACGACGGCGAGTCAGGAGCAAACTTGCGCTACCGATCAAGGATAGCGTAGCTGGCTCCGGAACAACCGAAGCGACTGGATTCGAAAGAATGAAACCATTGGTGTCTGACAGGTAATTCCCGCCGGTGTCACCAAGGACCCAATTGAACCCATACGCCAGGTTCGTGCCGAGCTCATCAGGAGCACCCGAGCCCGTACCATTACCTGCAGCCAGGTATACAGCACTTGGTGCTTCGATCGTATATCCTGCGAAATCGGCAAACGTACCATTCGTGAGGCCGCCTGCGCCGAGTGTAATGCCAGGAGGCATTACGAACAATGGGTGTTTTTCGAAAACCTTAACGGTCTTCGAAGCCAAGTTCGCTCCAGTGGTATTCCACTTTTGCGGACCTGCCCACTCGGGATTCGACGGCTCGTTGGCGAGCACGGCGTAGTTGCCGAGTAGATCTTTCACCCAGAAGTTCATGTACGGCGCGACATTCGGACCGCTGCCCGCTGTAAAGCGGGAGTAATCGTCGTTTCGTACAATGCTCAACGTATCAATCTGACCAATGGTCGAACCACTGATCAAATTAGTACCCAAGGCAGCCTTCTGACCGACAAGATTCTCGATCACCTGGACAGCGTTTGGATCACCGCCATAGTTTTCGACAATTGTGGGTGGAGTGCCGCCTGAATTGGCGTTACGAATGACAAACGCGTCCCAGCCAGCTGGAGCAGCGTTGACATTCGAAGAAACGAGAAGAGCAGCAACGAGAACGGCAGATTTGAAAATCTTACGCATGGAAATTTCTCCGCCACAACTTAGAACTAAGTTGTGAGTGTTGGGAAACAAATTCACTTGCTTACTAGAGTATGCGACAAACATTGCCACACAAAGGCTCAGTAAGCGTTTCTGGTGCAATCTCTCCTTTCAAATTTGAGAGCCCCTTGTAAAGAACGTAGAGGGGGATTATACATTAAATATTGAAAGTAAGCAAATAATATGTTGCGTAATATATACCGACTGCAACTTGCATTACTTCGATTTCGCACCTTCACCCCCGATCTTCTCTAACATCTTCCCAACTGAATCAAGCATGGATGTATAAAAATCAATTGATTGTTTTGAAAGTCGCTCTAGATCTTCAAATGTAAGTGCTTTTGCAGCTCCGTGTACTAATTTCCAATGAACAATTGCTGCTCCTACATAAAATCCACTCCACTCGAGTAACTCACCTGCATCATCCCACTTATCTCCAACATACACATCTCGCATTGCCGTTACTTTTTCCGTCGTCTTCTTGGCCTTTTCTTCAACAACAGATGTTACACCGTGCTCTTCAGAAATCGCAACAATCCTTTTCTCTAACTCTCCAAACTGTTTAATTGTGTCCTTATGGCATTCTTCTCCAAGTACTTCTACAAATCCTTTCTCTCCTTTTTTTGATGTGTCTTTACCTACTCGCGCAAATGCCAACACTTCTCCAATCTTTTTTGCTACGAATGTATTCATATATGATTTATAACAATTATATTGATGAAGTAAACCGAATAGGAATTACAGCAACTTATTTCTGAATACCAGCGATAAGTTTATTCATAATTTACGTACTACTAACGGTAGTAATACAGCCTACTGATAGTTGTCGTACCCAAAATCCTTTAATTCTTCTTTTGCCTTTTTAATAAACTTTCCAAAGTCTTTATTTTTCTGTCTTTTTTGACTATCACTCATACCACCATACGCTGCTTCTTTTTTTAGGGTAATGTAATTTTCATATTTCTCCCTGTCAATCTTTCCAGATTCAATTGCGTGCGTAACCGCACAGCCTGGTTCATGTGTATGCGTGCAATCTACGTACTTACATTCCTTCCCCAAAAGAGCGATCTCTTCAAAGAACGCATCAACACCCTCAACTGTATCAATAAGGCCAACCTCACGAATTCCTGGGTTATCTACTACAATTCCACCACTATTTAAAAAATACATCTGTCTTCTTGTTGTCGTGTGTTTACCTCTTTTTGATGAAGCACTAACGTCACTGGTTCTAATCACATCTTCACCAATCAACTTATTAATTAGCGATGACTTACCAACACCTGACGATCCCAAAAAGCAATATGTTCTACCGTCCTTTATGTAACTCTTTAATTCCTGAAGACCATTATCATTAACCGTGCTCGTCATAATAATATCTATGTGAGGAAATCTGTCCTTAAGCTCTTTAAACTTGTTCTCCCTCTCTTCATCTGACAGAAGGTCTATTTTGTTTAAAATAATCGCTCCTTGTACACCGCCATCTTCAAGAATTGCAAAATATCTCTCGAAACGATTAAGACTGTAATCTCGATCAACAGATTCAATAACAAACGCAACATCGATATTTGTTGCAATGATCTGAATGTCGTTATTTTCTCCAGATTTGTTTTTGTCACCAAACCTTCTTTTTATTATCGTTTGCCTAGGTACAATATGTTCGATAATTGCCTGTTCACTGTCTAACTCAGTGATCAAAACCCAATCACCAACTGCTGGGTAGTCTTCCCTACCTTGGGCTTCGAACATGCGTTTCCCTGTAACTTTCGCCAAAAACTCTCCGTGTATATTTTTTACATTGTACACACCCTTGTTTTCAGAAATTACTCGTGCGGGAAAAGTACCTTCAGAGTTGATCTCTTGTATCCTTGTTTCAAAAAATGAGTTGTACCCTAGACTGGTTAAGGTATGCATTCCTGCAAAATGCTCTTTCATAGATTTCATTATACTCATTCTGACACCGAGCCTAAGACTTAAATCATCAACCTCAATTACCTAAATTTGCTGGGGGACAGGGAATCGAACCCCGATTAAAGGCTTCAAAGGCCTCTGTCCTACCGTTAGACGATCCCCCAATATCTGTAACAGTAACAAGAAGCACTGTTGTGAGCAAATAGTATAACAAAAAACCCGCACTTTGCGGGTTTTTTATAGCTAGTATTTCTTGCTAGATAATCGGCTGTGAGGGAGTCTCCTTCTTACACTTACATCGTGTTTGCCAATATAGAGCGCGAGTAAGGATGTAGAAGATCAAGATTGCAACTATTGCAGCGTACACTCGTAGCATTGGAAGAACCTCTGCCCTCTCTGCTGCTGCATATGCTGATGCTGAGTTAGTGTCTCCAATGTTATTGTCTCGTGCAAACTCTCGAACTGCTTCAGTCCACGCAGGACTTGACCAGGTAACTGTTCCTGCTCCATCATCCCAGATCATTACACCATTTGCACCTTCCTGTTTGATCAAATCAAGCTGCTGTCGAAAATAACTCTTTGGAATAAATGCGTTTGGTCTATAGAAGTATCGAGGCCAAATAAATGTATACACTGGTTTTCCATATCGCTTTGCTTCAGCAATATTGTGCTTTGCCATTCGCTTCCATCCTTCTAATCCATCTTGTCCTGGTGCCGGTGTATATAGTTGCGGAGCAATGAAATCCACCTTTGCAGCAAGTGGGCGCATCAAGTCATTGTTTGCTTGCCACTTAATATACTCCTTTGTCCAACGAGCATTAGGGTCAATTACCCACTGCTCTCCCCAGTTGTTTGGGTTTGATGGTTTTGCAACTCCACTTCGTGCCCACGCAAGGAAATCAGTATAAGTCTCACCTGCATTCAACCGGTTCATTGCATCAAGTCCAAGCTCGTAGTCATGAGTTCTCCAGTAGTCACTTACAGGAAGAATTGAGTAGACACCAACTTCAAGGTCAGGACGTACCTCCTTAATCCAATCAATAATTTCAATAAACTTATCAACCGTTTCTTGTACCTTTTGTGTAGTTACACCAGGAACATTTGTATCGTGGTGCCAACTGTTAAGTTCAATGTCGATAACTAGTTTCTTTGTAGTAATAGTTCGAGCGTAGTTTTGTGTCGCGGTCTTATCTCCTCTTCGAGTATCGTAGTTTGGATAATTTCCTGCAAAGAAGAATCCATACCATCCAACCGTTGCAGCTTCCATTACAGGTAGTGCTGGAACTGGCTTACCAATGAACCCACCCAAGGTGTCATACAACTTAAATGTTCCAGGAACAGATAGCTGACAAATTGATTTTCCGTAATCTTGAGCAATTGCAAGTAATTCATCAAATCCCATTATGTCGTCACCACCTAAATCACCACCTCCATACTCACTTGGGAATGGTTGGTTATATCCTTGTCCGAGCAACAAGAGATCTGTGAGATCTACCTTCTGGTCATTATTAAAGTCTGCTCGAAGCGCTTCGTTTGTACATGCTTGTGCAGCAAGTGGTGCACCGTCTTCTGTAATACCAACATTATATTCATCAGCATATTCCAGTGCTTCTGCTACCTCAAAAAGTGCAGTATCGTCTGTGCCTCGAGGGTTTAGTGGTACAAAATCATCTCCGTGTGATGCAATTTTTTTATTGATTGTTCTACGTGTTGCATCTTCAGAATAATCAAAGGCTGCAACTTTTGTTTGTATGTCAGCATCAGGTGCTACAACTGTTGTGTATGGAGGTTGTGTGGTTGTAGTTTTTGTTGTCTTTGGCGCCTTAGGAGTTGTTGTAACTGGCGTTGTTGGAGTCGTTGGTGTTGTAGGAGTTGTAGGTATAACTGTTGGAGCTTCACAAAGCTTAATGATCAACTGTCGTGTAAGTGGACCAACCGCACCCACCCCCTCAAGGTTATTTGATAGCTGGAGTTGCTTGATTGCCGCCATGGTCATTAGACCGTAATATCCAGTGTTACTATCAGACGCAAGAAGTCCTTTTGCAATTAAAACATTCTGCATTCGCACAACTTCTTCTCCTCTGCTTCCAAGTGCAAGAGGTGTTGTAAAGCTACAAGTACTTGGCACTTGAGCAAAAGAAATAAGCGGAAGCGCAAGCAGCGCAAGCGCCCAAGCAAAGATTTTTTTCATTAATTAATTAAATTACTAATACTACAAACCGATGTAGTAATTAAATCATGCTCTGCAAGGGGTTTTTATACCTATGTGTATAACCCCAAACAAAAAATCACCCCCTTCTTTCGAAGAGGGCGTGACTTTAGTTAGCCGAAGCTAACCGTAGTGAAGGTTCCGGTGCATATTGTACATGCGAGCTCCTTCCAGCTGTGCTTGGTGCCGGCGATGGCAGATCAGGACGCGCGGGCGGCGCCGATCGCGTTGTTAATCGAATTTTGAGAATTGTTGGAACGACAGGGACCGTCACGGATGTTGCGAGACATAAGTCTCCTTTCATGAAACACTACCCGTTCAAGGCTTGCGAACATCGCTTGCCTTCAGTCAATCTGTGTATAGTGTAGCACAACTACAGTTTTTGTCAAGCATCTTTACATTTCAACCTACCTACTTTATATAAAATGGCTATATTTTGCCCTATTTTTTCCCTTCAAGTGCTGCTTTGAGAAATGCACTAAAGAGAGGGTGTGGTGAGAGTGGTCGTGCTTTAAATTCTGGGTGGAACTGTGATCCAACAAAGAAAGGATGCACCTTTTTAGGTAACTCAGCAACTTCCATAAGCACTCCATTAGGTGATTTTCCTGAAAACACTAGTCCTGCAGCCTCAATTTGGGCAATAAACTCTGGGTTCACCTCATATCTGTGCCTGTGGCGCTCGAGTACAGTATCCTTTTTATATGCATGGTGTGCCTGAGTACCTTCAATGATCTTTGCTTCAAACGCTCCAAGTCGCATTGAACCACCATATCGCTTTTGTTCGAGGTTAATCTTCTGCTCAGGCAAAATATCGATAACTGGAAATGGTGATTTTGGATCAATCTCTGTAGTATTGGCATCCTTCATACCCGCAACGTGCCTTGCATACTCAATGACCATTAGCTGCATGCCGTAACAAAGTCCGAGGTATGGAATTTTATTCTCTCGTGCATATTTAATAGCAATAATCTTTCCTTCGATACCGCTTTTTCCAAATCCACCTGGAACAACGATTCCGTCGAACCGTGAAAGTTCTTCTGGCTTCATCTCCCCTGTTTCAAACCGTTTACTGTTTATCCAAATCAAGTTTGCGCGAACCCCAAGTGCTGCAGCAGAGAACCTCACCGCTTCAATGACTGATACGTATGAGTCTGAAAGTACAAAATCTCCTGTATCAAAATATTTACCAATCACTCCAATGTTTAAATCCTTCTTTGGGTGCGAAAGGTTACGTACAAATGTCTTCCATGGTTGAAGTCCTGTAGTTCTTTCTTTTGGCTTTCGCTTTAGTCCCAAATTATCAATCAACAACTCCGCAAGTCCGTCTTTTTCAAAGTTAGCCGGTACATCATAGATACTTTTAATGTCTGGCGCTGAGATCACTGCTTCAACAGGTACGTTTGACGAGACTGCGATCTTTTCCTTGCGACGATCATCAAGTGGAATAGCGGCACGAGCAATGACTACGTCAGGCTGAATTCCGTATGAGTTAAGTTGTCGTACTGCATGCTGTGTTGGACGAGTCTTCATCTCACCAATTGATCCTGGTACTGGTAAGTAGCTCACGAGTACAAACTGAACATTGCGTGGATATTTCAAACGCATAACACGTGCCGCTTCAATAAATAATGAGTTCTGATAGTCACCTACCGTGCCTCCAACTTCAACGAGTGTGATATCAAATCCATTTGAAGCTCTGTTTTCAGGATGATACTCGATACGACTCATGATCTCATCACGGATGTGTGGAATTGCTTCTACAGTCTTTCCGTTGAACCCCAAATTACGCTCTTTATCAATGACATGCTTATACACCATTCCACTGGTCATATAGTCTTCGGAAGATAAATCACGATTGAGGAATCGCTCGTAATTTCCCATGTCTTGGTCAGTCTCAAGGCCAGAATCAAGGACAAACACTTCCCCGTGCTCTGTGGGATTCATAGTTCCCGCGTCAACATTCAGGTATGGATCAATTTTGATTGGTCGAACCTTGTATCCACGAGCTTGGAACAATAACCCAAGGGATGCTGTTGCAATTCCCTTTCCTACACCTGACATTACTCCACCAAAAACAAATACGTATCGATGATCGTGCGAAATCTTGCGGGGCGTTTTTTTCATGTTCTCTTGTTTGTTATCTGAATGGTCTGGAGAAGAGAACTAGTCATGGCTATCTGAGATATTTACGTACTGCGAGCCAACTTGATATTGCACCCATGCAGATTGCTGATGTGAGCACCACTATGAAAATAAAGCCGAAACGAGAAATATAGTATTCAAAGATGTTAAACCCTGAGAAGAATCCTGCTGTTTGGCCACCTATCCAGTATGCGATTGGATAAAACAGTACGAGGGTAATTGCAGAAGCCACAACTCCACAGATGACACCAGTAACAACAAACGGACCACGGATGTACTTGTTACTTGCCCCAACGAGACGCATTACTGAAATTTCCTCTCGTGAAATATAGATTGCCAAACGGATCGTGTTAAACGTGATGATGATAGAAAGTGTCACGAGTACTGCCAAGATTCCTACACCGAATTGCTCAGCCGCATCGATAATGCGAGACAAACGATCAATTGCAGTCTTGCTATCCTCATAACTTACTCGCTCAATGATTGGAAGCCCTTCGTTTGTTAGTGTGCCGTTGTCATTAAGGTACGCTGCAATAGATTCATACTGATCAGGCTGTACAGCTCGCACATTAAGGATTGCGCCGAGTGGGTTATCACCGATTTCTTCAAGTGACTGAATGATTGTGCTGTCGTTTTGATGTCGGAGGCGAAAATCTGCAAGTGCCTGGTCTCGAGAGACATAGGTAACCTCAGCAACTTCAGGAAGACTCTCTAATTCTTCTCTAATATCAAATACACTTGCCTCTTCAGCTTGTGGAGCAAAATATACATTTACATCAACCTGCCCACGGATCTCAGAGAGCGTTCGCTCGAGGATAGCATTTACAAAAATACTTGAAGTAATTACAGCAAGTGTAATTACCATTACAAAAATAGATGAGATAGACACGAAGCTACTCCTCCAAAATTGGATAAAACCGCTTCGTAAGATTCTTTTAATGTTTGTCCACATAATATTGCTATTTTACAGTACGTACCTTCCTTCTCTATCATCGCGGACAATTCTTCCACGCTCCATAGTAATAACTCTGCCTCCAACCGCATCAACTACACCCTTGTTGTGGGTTGTAAGTACTACTGTCGTATCGAGTTCGTTGATTTTCCTCAAGATCTGCACAATTTCATACGTACTGATTGGGTCGAGGTTACCAGTTGGCTCATCAGCAATGATCAAATCAGGCTGGTTAACAATAGCTCGGGCAATGGCAACACGCTGTTTTTCTCCTCCTGAGAGTTCATGAGGGAAACTACCTGATTTATGGCTCAAACCAACGAGTTCAAGGACGTGTGGGACGTCTCCTGCAATCTCGCTGTCACTCCTTCCTGCCACTTCCATGGCAAATGCAATGTTTTCAAAGGCTGTTTTCTTTGGGAGAAGCCTAAAATCCTGGAAAACGGTACCAATTTTACGTCTAAGGAGGTTAATTTCCTTCTTTTTAAGAGAGTGGATGTTACTTGAGTGGAAAAACACCCCACCTGATGTTGGCTTATCCTCTGCAAGGACCATTTTAAGCATGGTCGTCTTGCCGGCGCCTGAGTGACCTACGATAGTTACGAATTCTTTAGGCTCGACAGTAAAAGTTACATTATCAAGCGCTACAGAATCAGTCCCATATACTTTAGAAACACGGTCAAAATAAATCATCGCTTCGACTATTGTACACGATTTAAGAGAGATGCAATACCCACAGATTTTTAGAGCTATAAACAATAGACATTGTCATTTTTTAGCCAAGCGTACTATATATAGAGTAGGCTCGTTTTGAACAATCTCTTTTACTGGGAGGTGCACATCGCATTAGTTACAGTGCCGCGGATTAAGCACCATAGTCATGGAATATCACTTGGTAAACCCAACGTAGTTTTTTATCGGCACGCTACGTTGGGTTTTTTGTTTCTCAAATTTGCACTTTTTTTAAGCAGATGTATTCTTATCGAAAGATACAGTAAACTTACGAAAGGAGGTTCTGTTTGATTATGAGATTGGTTTCTGGTTCCTGAAGAC contains:
- a CDS encoding CTP synthase; the protein is MKKTPRKISHDHRYVFVFGGVMSGVGKGIATASLGLLFQARGYKVRPIKIDPYLNVDAGTMNPTEHGEVFVLDSGLETDQDMGNYERFLNRDLSSEDYMTSGMVYKHVIDKERNLGFNGKTVEAIPHIRDEIMSRIEYHPENRASNGFDITLVEVGGTVGDYQNSLFIEAARVMRLKYPRNVQFVLVSYLPVPGSIGEMKTRPTQHAVRQLNSYGIQPDVVIARAAIPLDDRRKEKIAVSSNVPVEAVISAPDIKSIYDVPANFEKDGLAELLIDNLGLKRKPKERTTGLQPWKTFVRNLSHPKKDLNIGVIGKYFDTGDFVLSDSYVSVIEAVRFSAAALGVRANLIWINSKRFETGEMKPEELSRFDGIVVPGGFGKSGIEGKIIAIKYARENKIPYLGLCYGMQLMVIEYARHVAGMKDANTTEIDPKSPFPVIDILPEQKINLEQKRYGGSMRLGAFEAKIIEGTQAHHAYKKDTVLERHRHRYEVNPEFIAQIEAAGLVFSGKSPNGVLMEVAELPKKVHPFFVGSQFHPEFKARPLSPHPLFSAFLKAALEGKK
- a CDS encoding permease-like cell division protein FtsX yields the protein MWTNIKRILRSGFIQFWRSSFVSISSIFVMVITLAVITSSIFVNAILERTLSEIRGQVDVNVYFAPQAEEASVFDIREELESLPEVAEVTYVSRDQALADFRLRHQNDSTIIQSLEEIGDNPLGAILNVRAVQPDQYESIAAYLNDNGTLTNEGLPIIERVSYEDSKTAIDRLSRIIDAAEQFGVGILAVLVTLSIIITFNTIRLAIYISREEISVMRLVGASNKYIRGPFVVTGVICGVVASAITLVLFYPIAYWIGGQTAGFFSGFNIFEYYISRFGFIFIVVLTSAICMGAISSWLAVRKYLR
- the ftsE gene encoding cell division ATP-binding protein FtsE, producing MIYFDRVSKVYGTDSVALDNVTFTVEPKEFVTIVGHSGAGKTTMLKMVLAEDKPTSGGVFFHSSNIHSLKKKEINLLRRKIGTVFQDFRLLPKKTAFENIAFAMEVAGRSDSEIAGDVPHVLELVGLSHKSGSFPHELSGGEKQRVAIARAIVNQPDLIIADEPTGNLDPISTYEIVQILRKINELDTTVVLTTHNKGVVDAVGGRVITMERGRIVRDDREGRYVL